The following proteins are co-located in the Lagenorhynchus albirostris chromosome 2, mLagAlb1.1, whole genome shotgun sequence genome:
- the ZMYM1 gene encoding zinc finger MYM-type protein 1 isoform X7 has product MIETTNDSGKTELFCSVHCFSAYSKAKMESSTVNVSMVHDASTDLLSPKKDTTPVISNIVSLADTHEALPVMNSDVLQGTVSSVTANVEDISKTSPSESSNGVANSNVEQPSLAPSSSVLSQHTTGCSIEVQKDHVSNQDATNSMKSMKIRDGLRHPKFTSKVQKVKGKSRSIKKSWCSNFQQLENSIKKDVIFCYSCQLFCQKKFSYGGESFAAQGISNWKKTLEKFRKHEKSEMHSKSLQFWREYQFCDEAVNDSLSNHSKQIEGNKKYLKLIIENILFLGKQCLLLRGNDQSVSSVNKGNFLELLEIRAKDKGEEIFRLTNSQVDFYNSTQIQNDIIEIIKTEMLQDIVNEINVSSAFSIICDETTDSATKGQFSICVRYPQKTSKAILIKERFLGFIDVEEMTGTNLHRSIKTYLQQIGVDLDKIRGQAYDSTSNWRGKFNKIAAEFKKEEPRALYLHCYAHFLDLAVIRFCKEVKELRSALNTLSSLFNTIHGEMSVNFQNIYKLSQNKTCKKHTSQSCWTVHDRTLLSVIEGLPEVIETLEVLSSHSSNTSLADELSDLLALVSKFEFIFCLKFLYRVLSVTGILSKELQSETIDIFSLSSKIEAILECLSSERNDTYFKTIWDGAEEVCQKITCKGFEVERPSFQKRRKIQKTIDPSNSDSMFFPTSTEEQYKINIYYQGLDTILQNLKLCFSEFDYCKMKQISELLLKWNEPLNEATAKDVQEFYKLDADIIPELRFYRQYAKLNFVLDYDCISFSNLGHLFIQHGLHNNIPCISVLLYIALSWPVTSASVENSFSTLSRLKTYLCHTRGQEKLSGLALMAVEQELVNKLMEPERLNGTVEKFILQVKEI; this is encoded by the exons ATGATTGAGACTACCAATGACTCGGGGAAGACAGAGCTTTTCTGCTCTGTTCATTGTTTCTCTGCTTACAGTAAAGCTAAGATGGAATCTTCTAcag taAATGTTTCCATGGTGCATGATGCTTCAACAGATCTCCTTTCTCCGAAGAAAGATACAACTCCAGTTATAAGCAATATAGTGTCATTGGCAGATACTCATGAAGCCCTGCCCGTCATGAACTCTGATGTATTACAAG GTACAGTTTCTTCAGTAACAGCAAATGTTGAGGAT ATTTCTAAGACTTCACCCAGTGAATCAAGTAATGGTGTTGCTAATAGTAATGTGGAACAGCCAAGCCTTGCACCATCTTCATCAGTACTCAGTCAGCATACAACTGGCTGCAGTATAGAAGTACAAAAAGATCATGTGTCAAACCAAGATGCTACAAACAGTATGAAATCCATGAAAATAAGAGATGGACTACGTCACCCAAAATTTACATCCAAAGTACAAAAAGTTAAAGGTAAATCACGAAGTATTAAAAAATCTTGGTGTTCAAATTTTCAGCAATTAGAAAACAGTATTAAAAAGGATGTGATATTCTGTTATTCGTGTCAGTTGTTCTGCCAAAAAAAATTTAGCTATGGAGGAGAGTCATTTGCAGCCCAAGGAATTTCCAATTGGAAAAAAACTCTGGAAAAATTCAGAAAGCATGAAAAAAGTGAAATGCATTCAAAGTCATTGCAATTTTGGAGGGAATACCAGTTTTGTGATGAAGCCGTTAATGACAGTTTATCTAATCATTCAAAACAGATTGAGGGAAATAAAAAGTACCTAAAGCttataattgaaaatattttatttcttggaaaGCAGTGTTTACTCTTAAGAGGAAATGACCAGTCTgtttcatctgtgaataaaggcaATTTTTTAGAATTGTTAGAAATCCGAGCAaaagataaaggagaagaaatattTCGACTTACGAATTCACAAGTTGACTTCTACAATAGTACACAAATTCAAAATGatattattgaaataataaagaCTGAAATGTTACAAGATATTGTAAATGAGATCAATGTCTCCTCAGCTTTTTCAATAATATGTGATGAAACAACTGATAGTGCCACTAAAGGGCAATTCTCTATTTGTGTAAgatacccacagaaaacatcaaaGGCTATATTAATTAAAGAAAGATTTTTGGGTTTCATAGATGTTGAAGAGATGACTGGGACCAACTTACACAGGAGTATTAAAACTTACCTGCAGCAAATTGGAGTTGATTTGGATAAAATACGAGGCCAGGCCTATGATAGCACCAGTAACTGGAGgggaaaatttaataaaattgcagCAGAATTCAAGAAGGAAGAGCCAAGAGCTTTATACCTGCATTGTTATGCACATTTTTTGGATTTGGCGGTGATTAGGTTTTGCAAAGAAGTAAAAGAGCTCCGAAGTGCTCTAAATACTCTCAGTTCTTTGTTCAACACTATTCATGGGGAAATGTCTgtaaattttcaaaacatttataagctaagtcaaaacaaaacatgcaaaaAACATACATCACAATCATGTTGGACAGTCCACGATCGTACGTTACTATCTGTGATTGAGGGTCTTCCAGAGGTTATTGAAACACTGGAAGTTCTATCAAGCCATTCTTCAAACACAAGTTTAGCTGATGAATTGAGTGATTTGTTGGCATTGGTTTCCAAATTTGAATTTATCTTTTGTTTGAAATTTCTTTATCGAGTACTAAGTGTTACAGGAATTCTTTCCAAAGAGCTTCAAAGTGAAACCatagacattttttctttgtcttcaaaaaTAGAAGCAATTTTGGAATGTTTATCATCTGAAAGAAATGATACTTATTTCAAAACTATCTGGGATGGAGCAGAGGAAGTATGTCAAAAAATAACCTGTAAAGGTTTTGAAGTTGAAAGGCCTtcatttcagaaaagaagaaaaattcagaaaacaatagATCCTAGCAATTCAGACAGTATGTTTTTTCCTACCTCAACAGaagaacaatataaaattaatatttattaccaAGGCTTGGATACtatattacaaaatttaaaattgtgtttttcaGAGTTTGATTATTGTAAAATGAAGCAGATTTCAGAACTGTTACTTAAATGGAATGAACCGTTAAATGAAGCAACAGCTAAAGATGTCCAAGAATTTTATAAACTTGATGCAGACATCATCCCAGAACTTAGATTTTATCGGCAATATGCAAAGCTCAACTTTGTCCTAGATTATGATTGCATCAGCTTCAGCAATCTTGGCCATTTGTTTATTCAGCATGGTCTTCACAATAATATTCCTTGCATATCAGTGCTATTATATATTGCTTTGTCTTGGCCAGTTACTTCAGCAAGTGttgaaaattcattttctacACTGTCTCGtcttaaaacatatttatgtCATACCAGGGGACAAGAAAAGCTTAGTGGCTTAGCCCTAATGGCTGTTGAGCAGGAATTGGTAAATAAACTGATGGAACCTGAAAGACTCAATGGAACTGTGGAAAAGTTTATCCTACAggtgaaagaaatataa